A stretch of the Pan troglodytes isolate AG18354 chromosome 20, NHGRI_mPanTro3-v2.0_pri, whole genome shotgun sequence genome encodes the following:
- the ZNF627 gene encoding zinc finger protein 627 isoform X1 has protein sequence MDSVAFEDVAVNFTLEEWALLDPSQKNLYRDVMRETFRNLASVGKQWEEQNIEDPFKIPRRNISHIPERLCESKEGGQGEETFSQIPDGILNKKTPGVKPCESSVCGEVGMGPSSLNRHIRDHTGCEPNEYQEYGKKSYTRNQCGRALSYRSFPVRERTHPGGKPYDCKECGETFISLVSIRRHMLTHRGGVPYKCKVCGKAFDYPSLFRIHERSHTGEKPYECKQCGKAFSCSSYIRIHERTHTGDKPYECKQCGKAFSCSKYIRIHERTHTGEKPYECKQCGKAFRCASSVRSHERTHTGEKLFECKECGKALTCLASVRRHMIKHTGNGPYKCKVCGKAFDFPSSFRIHERTHTGEKPYDCKQCGKAFSCSSSFRKHERIHTGEKPYKCTKCGKAFSRSSYFRIHERTHTGEKPYECKQCGKAFSRSTYFRVHEKIHTGEKPYENPNPNASVVPVLS, from the exons ATG GATTCAGTGGCCTTTGAGGATGTGGCTGTGAACTTCACCCTGGAGGAGTGGGCTTTGCTGGATCCTTCCCAGAAGAATCTCTACAGGGATGTGATGCGGGAAACCTTCAGGAACCTGGCTTCTGTAG GAAAACAATGGGAAGAGCAGAACATTGAAGACCCATTCAAAATTCCCAGGAGAAATATAAG TCATATTCCAGAGAGACTCTGTGAAAGTAAAGAAGGTGGTCAAGGTGAAGAAACCTTCAGCCAGATTCCAGATGGTATTCTGAACAAGAAAACTCCTGGAGTAAAACCGTGTGAAAGCAGTGTGTGTGGAGAAGTTGGCATGGGTCCTTCATCACTTAATAGGCACATCAGAGATCACACTGGATGTGAACCAAATGAATATCAGGAATATGGAAAGAAGTCATATACACGTAACCAGTGTGGACGAGCCTTGAGTTATCGCTCTTTTCCAGTACGTGAAAGGACTCATCCTGGAGGAAAGCCCTATGATTGTAAGGAATGTGGAGAAACCTTTATTTCTCTTGTAAGCATTCGAAGACACATGTTAACGCATAGGGGAGGTGTACCTTACAAATGTAAGGTGTGTGGGAAAGCCTTTGATTATCCCAGTTTATTTCGTATACATGAAAGAagtcacactggagagaaaccttatgaatgcaagcaatgtgggaaagccttcagttgTTCCAGTTACATTAGAATACATGAAAGGACTCACACTGGAGATAAACCCTATGAATGCAAGCAGTGTGGGAAAGCTTTCAGTTGTTCCAAGTACATTCGAATCCATGAACGAActcacacaggagagaaaccctacgAATGTAAACAGTGCGGTAAAGCCTTTAGGTGCGCCAGTTCTGTTCGAAGTCACGAGAGGACTCACACCGGAGAGAAACTTTTTGAATGTAAGGAATGCGGGAAGGCTTTGACTTGTCTCGCAAGTGTTCGAAGACACATGATAAAGCACACTGGCAATGGACCTTATAAATGTAAGGTGTGTGGGAAAGCCTTTGATTTCCCCAGTTCATTTCGAATCCATGAAAGGacccacactggagagaaaccctatgattgtaagcaatgtgggaaagccttcagttgTTCCAGTTCGTTTCGAAAACATgaaagaattcacactggagagaaaccctataaatgtacaaaatgtgggaaagccttcagtcgTTCCAGTTACTTCCGAATCCATgaaagaactcacactggagagaaaccctatgaatgtaagcaatgtgggaaagccttcagtcgATCCACTTACTTTCGAGTACATGaaaaaattcatactggagagaaaccctatgagaaCCCTAACCCTAATGCTTCAGTTGTCCCAGTTCTTTCATGA
- the ZNF627 gene encoding zinc finger protein 627 isoform X2, whose amino-acid sequence MRETFRNLASVGKQWEEQNIEDPFKIPRRNISHIPERLCESKEGGQGEETFSQIPDGILNKKTPGVKPCESSVCGEVGMGPSSLNRHIRDHTGCEPNEYQEYGKKSYTRNQCGRALSYRSFPVRERTHPGGKPYDCKECGETFISLVSIRRHMLTHRGGVPYKCKVCGKAFDYPSLFRIHERSHTGEKPYECKQCGKAFSCSSYIRIHERTHTGDKPYECKQCGKAFSCSKYIRIHERTHTGEKPYECKQCGKAFRCASSVRSHERTHTGEKLFECKECGKALTCLASVRRHMIKHTGNGPYKCKVCGKAFDFPSSFRIHERTHTGEKPYDCKQCGKAFSCSSSFRKHERIHTGEKPYKCTKCGKAFSRSSYFRIHERTHTGEKPYECKQCGKAFSRSTYFRVHEKIHTGEKPYENPNPNASVVPVLS is encoded by the exons ATGCGGGAAACCTTCAGGAACCTGGCTTCTGTAG GAAAACAATGGGAAGAGCAGAACATTGAAGACCCATTCAAAATTCCCAGGAGAAATATAAG TCATATTCCAGAGAGACTCTGTGAAAGTAAAGAAGGTGGTCAAGGTGAAGAAACCTTCAGCCAGATTCCAGATGGTATTCTGAACAAGAAAACTCCTGGAGTAAAACCGTGTGAAAGCAGTGTGTGTGGAGAAGTTGGCATGGGTCCTTCATCACTTAATAGGCACATCAGAGATCACACTGGATGTGAACCAAATGAATATCAGGAATATGGAAAGAAGTCATATACACGTAACCAGTGTGGACGAGCCTTGAGTTATCGCTCTTTTCCAGTACGTGAAAGGACTCATCCTGGAGGAAAGCCCTATGATTGTAAGGAATGTGGAGAAACCTTTATTTCTCTTGTAAGCATTCGAAGACACATGTTAACGCATAGGGGAGGTGTACCTTACAAATGTAAGGTGTGTGGGAAAGCCTTTGATTATCCCAGTTTATTTCGTATACATGAAAGAagtcacactggagagaaaccttatgaatgcaagcaatgtgggaaagccttcagttgTTCCAGTTACATTAGAATACATGAAAGGACTCACACTGGAGATAAACCCTATGAATGCAAGCAGTGTGGGAAAGCTTTCAGTTGTTCCAAGTACATTCGAATCCATGAACGAActcacacaggagagaaaccctacgAATGTAAACAGTGCGGTAAAGCCTTTAGGTGCGCCAGTTCTGTTCGAAGTCACGAGAGGACTCACACCGGAGAGAAACTTTTTGAATGTAAGGAATGCGGGAAGGCTTTGACTTGTCTCGCAAGTGTTCGAAGACACATGATAAAGCACACTGGCAATGGACCTTATAAATGTAAGGTGTGTGGGAAAGCCTTTGATTTCCCCAGTTCATTTCGAATCCATGAAAGGacccacactggagagaaaccctatgattgtaagcaatgtgggaaagccttcagttgTTCCAGTTCGTTTCGAAAACATgaaagaattcacactggagagaaaccctataaatgtacaaaatgtgggaaagccttcagtcgTTCCAGTTACTTCCGAATCCATgaaagaactcacactggagagaaaccctatgaatgtaagcaatgtgggaaagccttcagtcgATCCACTTACTTTCGAGTACATGaaaaaattcatactggagagaaaccctatgagaaCCCTAACCCTAATGCTTCAGTTGTCCCAGTTCTTTCATGA